Proteins co-encoded in one Klebsiella michiganensis genomic window:
- a CDS encoding LysR family transcriptional regulator gives MRSLNRLKWLHAFEATARHGSFTGAAEELGVTPAAVGQLVRSLEEWVGHPLLHRTRSGKERLTLVEEAKEALRDITVGLDSLELGLNKLRGARARAVVVITASQVQMMNWLMERLNRFSEQYDNIDLRLNVTEKLTDVLHGEADVGIRCGPGNWPGLQSTWLMDEEAVIVCSPQLLTGVTEADWLSKQKLIYDDTPHPGANFPDWETISRNIGVALCEQNGLHINSTSAVILAALSGRGVAVVRRALVQQLIDLGQLRQLFPQHKWPLTWSYFIVRSERSSRRPEVTLFHDWLVAETGATLK, from the coding sequence ATGAGATCGCTAAATCGCCTGAAATGGCTGCACGCTTTTGAAGCCACGGCGCGCCACGGCAGTTTTACCGGCGCGGCAGAAGAACTGGGGGTCACGCCAGCTGCGGTGGGCCAACTGGTGCGCTCGCTGGAGGAATGGGTCGGCCATCCGCTGCTGCACCGCACCCGCAGCGGGAAAGAGAGACTTACCTTAGTGGAAGAGGCGAAGGAGGCGCTGCGGGACATTACCGTTGGGCTGGACAGCCTCGAGCTGGGGCTGAATAAGCTGCGCGGCGCCAGAGCCCGCGCCGTGGTGGTGATAACCGCTTCTCAGGTACAGATGATGAACTGGCTGATGGAGCGCCTGAACCGCTTTTCCGAACAGTATGACAACATTGACCTGCGCCTTAACGTCACGGAAAAATTGACCGATGTGCTGCACGGCGAGGCCGACGTCGGCATACGCTGCGGCCCTGGCAACTGGCCCGGTTTGCAGTCAACGTGGTTAATGGATGAAGAGGCGGTAATTGTCTGCAGCCCGCAGCTGCTGACCGGCGTCACCGAAGCGGACTGGCTGTCAAAACAGAAGCTTATCTACGATGATACGCCGCATCCCGGGGCGAATTTCCCGGACTGGGAAACGATTTCCCGGAATATCGGCGTAGCGTTATGCGAGCAAAATGGCCTGCACATTAACTCTACGTCAGCTGTTATTCTGGCGGCACTTAGCGGGCGTGGTGTGGCGGTTGTACGCCGGGCGCTGGTGCAGCAACTGATCGACCTCGGGCAGTTGCGCCAGCTTTTCCCGCAGCACAAATGGCCGCTGACCTGGTCTTATTTTATTGTTCGTTCAGAACGATCCAGCCGCCGCCCGGAGGTCACGTTGTTCCATGACTGGCTGGTGGCAGAGACGGGCGCTACGCTTAAATAA
- a CDS encoding universal stress protein UspG (interacts with GroEL; is induced by starvation, heat shock and toxic agents): MYKTILMPVDVFEMELTDKAIRHAEYLAKESEGTIHLLYVLPKSPLFNTHGFSSDIRKFDEYLKKNAEEKMEELRGHFSLPKERVVLEIRYGSVRDEVNEVAQEIHADVIIVGSKNPSISTHLLGSNASSIIRHARFPVFVVR, encoded by the coding sequence ATGTATAAAACCATCTTAATGCCGGTGGATGTTTTTGAAATGGAGCTCACGGATAAAGCAATTCGCCATGCCGAATACCTGGCGAAAGAGTCTGAGGGCACTATCCACCTTCTGTACGTTCTGCCTAAATCCCCGCTGTTTAATACCCACGGCTTTTCCTCTGACATCCGTAAATTCGACGAGTATCTGAAGAAAAACGCCGAAGAAAAAATGGAAGAATTGCGGGGGCATTTCTCACTGCCTAAAGAGCGAGTGGTGCTGGAGATTCGCTACGGCTCGGTGCGGGATGAAGTTAACGAGGTCGCGCAGGAAATTCATGCGGATGTGATTATTGTTGGTTCGAAGAATCCGTCTATTTCTACTCACCTGCTCGGCTCCAACGCTTCCAGCATTATTCGCCACGCCCGTTTCCCGGTGTTTGTTGTGCGGTAA
- a CDS encoding deaminase (metallo-dependent hydrolase superfamily; deaminase with metallo-dependent hydrolase domain), whose translation MTEIEKSRRDFISGGGKVAAACALFGATGTAAWAAKTPATACESSRQMNAISEKHYYLDNVRLETGFNYEGETAVSTRTELHTLEIKDGKIAAISANKLHPDSALHAYDAGGKLLLPAMRDMHIHLDKTFYGGPWQVHNRPEGTTIMDMIAYERKILPELQPYTRERAGKLIDLIQSKGSTIARSHCNIEPVSGLKNLENLQAVLAERKSGLNCEIVAFPQHGLLLSKSEPLMREAMQAGAHYVGGLDPTNVDGAMEKSLDTMFQIALDYDKGVDIHLHETSPAGVAAVNYMVETVEKTPQLKGKLTISHGFALATLTPQQVDDIATRMAAQQISIASTVPIGTLHMPLKQLQQKGVLVMTGTDSVIDHWSPYGLGDMLEKANLYAQLYVRPSELSLSRSLAIATGNILPLDDKGKQVWPKVQDEASFVLVDASCSAEAVARISPRTATFHQGNLVWGSVI comes from the coding sequence ATGACTGAGATTGAAAAAAGCCGTCGCGATTTTATCAGCGGGGGCGGCAAAGTCGCCGCCGCCTGTGCGCTGTTTGGGGCTACCGGCACCGCAGCCTGGGCCGCAAAAACACCCGCCACCGCTTGTGAGAGCAGCCGCCAAATGAATGCCATCAGCGAAAAACATTACTACCTCGACAATGTGCGGCTGGAAACCGGGTTTAACTATGAAGGCGAAACCGCCGTCAGCACCCGCACCGAACTGCACACGTTAGAAATCAAAGACGGCAAAATTGCGGCAATTAGCGCCAACAAATTGCATCCTGACAGCGCGCTTCACGCGTATGATGCGGGCGGTAAGCTGCTGCTGCCGGCAATGCGTGATATGCACATCCACCTGGACAAGACGTTCTACGGCGGCCCGTGGCAGGTACATAACCGCCCGGAAGGCACCACCATCATGGATATGATTGCCTACGAGCGTAAAATTCTGCCTGAGCTGCAGCCCTACACCCGCGAGCGCGCCGGAAAGCTCATCGATCTTATCCAGTCCAAAGGCTCAACGATTGCCCGCAGCCACTGCAACATCGAGCCCGTTTCCGGGTTGAAAAACCTTGAAAACCTGCAGGCGGTGCTGGCAGAGCGAAAGTCAGGCCTGAACTGTGAAATTGTTGCGTTTCCACAGCACGGTTTGCTTCTGTCAAAATCTGAACCGCTGATGCGGGAGGCGATGCAGGCGGGGGCGCACTACGTGGGCGGCCTGGATCCCACCAACGTGGATGGCGCGATGGAGAAATCGCTCGATACCATGTTCCAGATAGCGCTGGATTACGACAAAGGCGTGGACATTCACCTGCACGAAACCAGCCCGGCGGGCGTAGCGGCGGTGAATTACATGGTGGAAACGGTAGAGAAAACGCCGCAGCTTAAAGGCAAACTGACCATCAGCCACGGCTTTGCGCTGGCTACCCTTACGCCACAGCAGGTGGATGATATTGCAACGCGTATGGCCGCCCAGCAGATTAGCATCGCGTCTACCGTCCCCATCGGGACTTTGCATATGCCGCTGAAGCAGCTCCAGCAAAAAGGCGTGCTGGTGATGACCGGCACCGACAGCGTGATCGATCACTGGTCGCCGTACGGCCTGGGCGACATGCTGGAAAAAGCCAACCTCTATGCGCAACTCTACGTTCGCCCGAGCGAGCTTAGCCTGTCGCGTTCGCTGGCCATTGCCACCGGCAATATTTTGCCGCTGGACGATAAAGGTAAACAGGTGTGGCCGAAGGTGCAGGACGAGGCGAGCTTTGTGCTGGTGGATGCATCCTGTTCTGCGGAAGCCGTGGCGCGTATTTCGCCGCGTACCGCCACCTTCCATCAGGGCAATTTAGTCTGGGGAAGCGTGATTTAA
- a CDS encoding membrane protein: MHKAIKMLLASSICLPLFAAAADPVIPWADNSGGTESQHIAAMGQNLNGQHQAISKTQEGVWADNSGSISADEQALSSSKPAFAGDPKLMPHQG, translated from the coding sequence ATGCACAAAGCCATCAAAATGCTGCTTGCCAGCTCGATTTGCTTGCCTTTATTCGCCGCAGCGGCCGACCCCGTGATTCCCTGGGCCGACAACAGCGGTGGAACCGAAAGCCAGCACATCGCCGCCATGGGGCAAAACCTTAACGGCCAGCACCAGGCCATCAGCAAAACACAGGAAGGCGTCTGGGCGGACAACAGCGGCTCAATCAGCGCTGACGAACAGGCATTAAGCAGCAGCAAACCTGCTTTCGCAGGAGACCCAAAACTTATGCCCCATCAGGGCTAG
- a CDS encoding DNA-binding protein, translating into MTLNHFCYFLLALAAAGSAFMPHSLVMWFLLGNVLTLLVYGGDKLAAVKGWRRVPEATLLIFGLVGGWPGAIFAQQVFRHKTQKQPFRRWFFITVIINVIFTLAVIYEFYLSR; encoded by the coding sequence ATGACGCTTAACCATTTCTGTTATTTTCTTCTGGCGCTCGCCGCTGCGGGCAGCGCTTTTATGCCTCACTCTTTGGTGATGTGGTTTTTGCTGGGGAATGTGCTCACGCTGCTGGTTTACGGGGGTGACAAGCTGGCTGCGGTAAAAGGCTGGCGGCGCGTGCCGGAGGCAACGTTGCTTATCTTCGGTCTGGTGGGGGGCTGGCCGGGGGCTATTTTTGCTCAGCAGGTCTTTCGCCACAAAACGCAGAAACAGCCCTTTAGACGCTGGTTTTTTATAACCGTGATAATAAACGTAATTTTCACTCTCGCCGTTATCTATGAGTTTTATTTATCTCGCTGA
- a CDS encoding membrane protein yields MEKLTELKRAKRLALSLLLIAAATFVATLFLPPNFWISGLKAISEAAMVGALADWFAVVALFRRVPIPFIARHTAIIPRNKDRIGENLGKFVQEKFLDTQSLIDLIRRHEPAQMMGTWFRQPENAQQVGRHLLRVMEAWLSLTDDTRIQGLIRRAVHKAIDKVDLSYSSALLLESLTKNNRHQALLDSVIAQLLALLEKPASREFIARQIVHWLETEHPVKARVLPTEWLGEQSADLVSDAVNSLLDDVSQDKTHQLRRAFDRAVQRLIDSLKNDPEMAAKGETIKSYLKEDEKFNLYLGELWNDLRGWLKTDIASDDSRVQQRIAEAGQWLGETLMADASLRASLNEHLEQAARHIAPDFSAFLTRHISDTVKSWDAKDMSHQIELNIGKDLQFIRINGTLVGGSVGLVLYLLSQLPGVIEGWGLRF; encoded by the coding sequence ATGGAAAAACTCACCGAATTAAAGCGCGCCAAACGGCTGGCACTCTCACTCTTACTGATTGCTGCCGCGACGTTTGTCGCGACCTTATTTTTGCCTCCCAATTTTTGGATAAGCGGCCTGAAAGCTATTTCTGAAGCGGCGATGGTCGGTGCCCTGGCGGACTGGTTTGCGGTGGTCGCATTGTTTCGCCGCGTGCCGATCCCCTTTATCGCCCGTCATACGGCCATTATTCCGCGTAATAAAGACCGTATCGGCGAGAATCTTGGCAAGTTCGTGCAGGAAAAGTTTCTGGACACTCAGTCGCTGATTGACCTGATCCGTCGCCATGAACCGGCGCAGATGATGGGAACCTGGTTCCGTCAGCCCGAAAATGCTCAGCAGGTAGGGCGGCACTTGCTCAGGGTGATGGAGGCGTGGCTATCGTTGACGGACGATACGCGGATCCAGGGGCTGATTCGCCGGGCGGTGCATAAAGCCATTGATAAAGTCGATCTCAGTTATTCCAGCGCGCTGCTGCTGGAAAGTCTGACCAAAAATAACCGCCATCAGGCGCTGCTGGACTCGGTGATAGCTCAGTTGCTGGCGCTGCTGGAGAAACCGGCCAGCCGGGAATTTATTGCCCGCCAAATCGTCCACTGGCTGGAAACGGAGCACCCGGTTAAGGCCCGGGTGCTGCCCACCGAATGGCTGGGCGAGCAAAGCGCAGATCTGGTGTCCGACGCCGTTAACTCTCTTCTGGATGACGTGAGCCAGGACAAGACGCATCAGCTTCGTCGGGCGTTTGACCGTGCCGTGCAGCGACTTATCGACAGCCTGAAAAATGACCCGGAAATGGCTGCCAAAGGGGAAACTATCAAAAGTTACCTGAAGGAGGATGAGAAGTTTAATCTCTACCTCGGCGAGCTTTGGAACGACCTGCGGGGCTGGCTGAAAACAGATATCGCCAGCGATGACTCGCGGGTGCAACAGCGCATTGCCGAAGCGGGGCAATGGCTGGGAGAAACGCTAATGGCCGATGCTTCGCTCCGGGCCTCGCTGAATGAGCACCTTGAGCAGGCCGCCCGGCATATTGCGCCGGATTTCTCTGCCTTTCTCACCCGGCACATTAGCGACACGGTAAAAAGCTGGGACGCAAAAGACATGTCTCACCAAATTGAACTGAACATCGGTAAAGATCTGCAGTTTATTCGCATTAACGGCACGCTGGTTGGCGGATCGGTCGGGTTGGTGCTCTATTTGCTTTCACAACTGCCGGGGGTGATTGAGGGCTGGGGGCTGCGGTTTTAA
- a CDS encoding membrane protein, with the protein MNHPHQALLSAGGILLLAFLSCLLLPAPALTLTLAQKLIDTFHLVDLSQLYVILFCIWFLVLGTIEYYLLRFIWRRWFSITRI; encoded by the coding sequence ATGAACCATCCACATCAAGCGCTGCTAAGCGCGGGCGGCATTTTGCTGCTGGCCTTTCTTTCATGCCTGCTGCTCCCGGCCCCGGCGTTAACGCTGACGCTGGCACAAAAGCTCATCGACACTTTCCACCTGGTCGACCTCAGCCAGCTCTACGTGATCTTGTTCTGCATCTGGTTCCTGGTTTTGGGCACCATTGAGTATTATCTGCTGCGCTTTATCTGGCGTCGCTGGTTCTCGATTACCCGTATCTGA
- a CDS encoding LysR family transcriptional regulator: MNSIFTEENLQAFTCAARYGSFSRAAEELGVTTSAISYTIKRMETWLGAPLFIRNTRSIELTESGLYLYRKASDLLNDFQGIRRGIETISQGIEAKVRICINHLLYTPHHTARLLNILKQQFPGCQIAITTEVYNGVWDAMLNNQVNIAIGAPDSLLGGGGIDYTEIGVIHWAFAVAPDHPLATAQEPIPESQLRLYTNIMVEDTASTINKKVGWLLHGQETVVVPDFPTKCQCQILGEGIGFLPDYMVRSEVENGRLTIRQVHNPRQHSRMLLATQHAATGQVTRWIKKQFRPGGVLAALYQDLMHQA, encoded by the coding sequence ATGAACTCCATCTTTACCGAAGAGAATTTGCAGGCCTTTACCTGTGCCGCCCGCTACGGCAGCTTCAGCCGTGCGGCCGAAGAGCTGGGCGTGACCACCTCCGCCATCAGCTACACCATAAAACGCATGGAAACCTGGCTCGGTGCGCCACTGTTTATCCGCAATACCCGCAGTATTGAACTGACAGAATCCGGGCTCTACCTTTACCGGAAGGCCAGCGACTTATTGAATGATTTTCAAGGGATCCGCCGGGGTATTGAGACTATTTCGCAGGGGATCGAAGCCAAAGTCAGGATTTGCATTAACCACCTGCTATACACGCCTCACCACACGGCGAGGCTGCTGAATATTTTGAAACAGCAGTTCCCCGGCTGCCAGATTGCCATCACCACCGAGGTGTACAACGGCGTCTGGGACGCGATGCTCAACAATCAGGTGAATATTGCGATCGGCGCACCGGATTCGCTGCTGGGCGGGGGCGGGATTGACTACACGGAGATTGGCGTCATCCACTGGGCGTTCGCCGTCGCGCCAGATCACCCTCTCGCCACGGCACAGGAACCCATCCCCGAAAGCCAGCTCAGGCTGTACACCAATATCATGGTGGAAGACACCGCCTCCACCATAAATAAAAAAGTGGGCTGGCTGCTGCATGGCCAGGAAACCGTGGTAGTGCCGGACTTCCCGACCAAATGCCAGTGTCAGATTTTGGGCGAAGGCATCGGTTTTTTGCCGGATTACATGGTGCGTAGCGAGGTAGAAAACGGCCGGCTGACGATCCGCCAGGTACATAACCCGCGCCAGCATTCCCGCATGTTACTTGCTACCCAGCACGCGGCGACGGGGCAGGTCACCCGCTGGATCAAAAAGCAATTTCGTCCCGGTGGCGTTCTGGCAGCGTTGTACCAGGATTTGATGCACCAGGCCTAA
- a CDS encoding DeoR faimly transcriptional regulator, translating to MSEIISTPITYQVENQTFEGALVYQENQSAARPGILIAPNWMGVSTGAVEQAKGIAAQGYVVLVADLYGQGQRPTNADEAGALMMGVKDTPAEVGRMQAALDTLATQKTAAVDGSKLAVAGFCFGGHCALELARSGADIKAAVSFHGTLNTLKTHAAGEIKASILVLDGAEDPLVPREQLSEFVSEMNAASVDWQLVSYAGAVHSFTDPGADVEGVAKYHPEVSKRAFTQMYTLLHNVFN from the coding sequence ATGTCAGAAATTATTTCAACACCCATTACTTATCAAGTCGAGAATCAAACCTTTGAAGGCGCACTGGTCTACCAGGAAAACCAAAGCGCTGCGCGGCCAGGTATTCTGATAGCCCCCAACTGGATGGGCGTGAGTACCGGCGCGGTTGAACAGGCTAAAGGGATCGCCGCCCAGGGCTATGTGGTACTGGTTGCCGATCTTTACGGCCAGGGTCAGCGCCCGACCAACGCCGATGAAGCTGGTGCCCTGATGATGGGTGTGAAGGATACCCCGGCAGAGGTTGGCCGCATGCAGGCCGCGCTGGACACGCTTGCCACGCAGAAAACCGCAGCCGTCGACGGCAGTAAACTGGCTGTCGCAGGCTTTTGCTTCGGCGGGCACTGCGCGCTCGAACTGGCAAGAAGCGGGGCGGATATCAAAGCGGCGGTTTCTTTCCACGGCACGCTCAACACCCTAAAAACGCATGCCGCCGGAGAGATCAAAGCCTCTATTCTGGTGCTGGACGGCGCGGAAGACCCGCTGGTGCCGCGCGAACAGCTCAGCGAGTTTGTCAGTGAAATGAACGCCGCATCGGTAGACTGGCAGCTGGTGAGCTACGCCGGCGCCGTGCATTCATTCACCGACCCGGGTGCGGACGTTGAAGGCGTGGCGAAATACCACCCGGAAGTGTCAAAACGCGCTTTCACCCAGATGTACACGCTGCTGCACAACGTTTTTAACTGA
- a CDS encoding membrane protein yields the protein MEFYRLLKRLREEKPPQDNVSKAKQVLTENTQVLYGIFGMIDTSGYFPPLAFLNSFFMAGSDPCDQDGRMAPWRPFSLNEAEYGEVKAWWIASRPGTVESALNCESWDDWVQIILE from the coding sequence ATGGAATTTTACAGGCTCCTAAAGCGCCTGCGTGAAGAAAAGCCGCCCCAGGATAACGTCTCCAAAGCAAAGCAAGTCCTGACGGAAAACACTCAGGTGCTTTACGGCATTTTTGGCATGATTGATACCTCGGGTTATTTTCCCCCATTAGCCTTTCTGAATAGCTTTTTTATGGCGGGGAGCGATCCCTGCGACCAGGACGGAAGAATGGCGCCGTGGCGACCTTTTTCCCTGAATGAAGCAGAATATGGTGAGGTCAAAGCATGGTGGATAGCATCCCGGCCCGGCACCGTAGAGTCAGCGCTGAACTGTGAGAGCTGGGATGATTGGGTGCAAATTATACTGGAGTAA
- a CDS encoding alpha/beta hydrolase, translating to MSTATNLPVSLYFDAFGEKTHPAIVLLPGLGSQSISWSQGFCQRLADAGFFILRVDNRDCGLSPMMNHAGVPNLQALSQGQSIPIAYTLRDMAADVALTLDNAGIPAAHIVGRSMGGMIAQLFAARYPQKTRSLCAIMSSTGNPQLPPPAPDVMAMLIGPKPDPHSHQSAWLEQQLAFFRRIASTHIPFDEQYYTALLTTSLARASSMPGMLRQIAAMAATGDLRLETNRIAAPTLVIHGTRDPLFPVEAGQDIARAIPAAKLQLIEGMGHEIPPALEEEVASLLLAHFAIGK from the coding sequence ATGAGCACTGCTACTAACCTGCCGGTCTCCCTCTACTTCGACGCCTTTGGCGAAAAAACCCACCCGGCCATCGTGCTATTGCCGGGCCTGGGCAGCCAGAGCATTAGCTGGTCTCAGGGCTTCTGCCAGCGCCTGGCCGACGCCGGGTTCTTCATTTTACGGGTCGATAATCGCGACTGCGGGCTGTCTCCCATGATGAACCACGCGGGCGTACCCAATCTGCAGGCGCTCTCCCAGGGCCAAAGCATCCCCATCGCCTATACGCTCCGGGACATGGCGGCAGACGTTGCCCTCACGCTGGACAACGCCGGTATTCCGGCGGCGCACATTGTTGGCCGCTCAATGGGCGGCATGATTGCCCAGCTTTTTGCCGCGCGGTATCCGCAAAAAACGCGGTCTCTGTGCGCCATCATGTCCAGCACCGGCAATCCGCAGCTCCCGCCTCCGGCCCCGGATGTGATGGCCATGCTAATCGGGCCGAAGCCGGATCCGCATTCACATCAAAGCGCCTGGCTTGAGCAGCAGCTCGCTTTCTTCAGGCGGATTGCCTCCACGCACATCCCGTTTGACGAGCAGTATTACACGGCGCTGTTAACAACCTCGCTGGCGCGCGCCAGTTCGATGCCCGGTATGCTGCGCCAGATTGCGGCCATGGCGGCCACCGGCGATCTCCGCCTGGAGACAAACCGGATCGCAGCCCCCACGCTGGTGATCCACGGCACGCGCGATCCGCTCTTCCCGGTAGAGGCCGGGCAGGACATTGCCAGGGCAATCCCCGCCGCAAAATTGCAGCTCATTGAAGGCATGGGCCATGAAATCCCGCCCGCGCTGGAAGAAGAAGTGGCCTCCCTGCTTCTCGCGCATTTCGCTATCGGGAAATAA
- a CDS encoding ankyrin, which translates to MSDKERVTGFLTAALNGDAATLRTCLAQGVDVNATNRQGRTAITIASLNQKYDCVALLIEAGADINHQDETCFNPFLISCLNNDLELLRLLLPAKPDLTRLTRFGGVGITPASEKGHLEIVRELLARTEINVNHTNFLGWTPLLEAIVLNDGGKKQQEIVSLLLEHGASPHMTDKYGKTPLELAEEKGYRAIAQLLRDAGA; encoded by the coding sequence ATGTCTGACAAAGAACGGGTTACCGGGTTTCTGACGGCGGCTTTGAACGGAGACGCGGCAACGCTTAGAACATGCCTGGCGCAGGGCGTGGATGTTAACGCCACCAACCGGCAGGGCAGAACGGCTATCACCATTGCCAGCCTGAACCAAAAATATGACTGCGTGGCGCTGCTTATTGAGGCCGGTGCGGACATTAATCACCAGGATGAAACCTGCTTTAATCCCTTCCTGATTAGCTGTCTGAATAACGATCTTGAACTGTTACGCCTGCTGTTACCCGCGAAGCCTGACCTGACTCGCTTAACCCGCTTTGGCGGGGTAGGCATTACGCCTGCCAGCGAGAAAGGGCACCTTGAGATTGTTCGCGAGCTGTTGGCGCGCACCGAGATTAACGTCAACCACACTAACTTCCTCGGCTGGACGCCGCTGCTTGAGGCCATCGTGCTGAACGACGGCGGCAAAAAGCAGCAGGAGATTGTCTCCCTGCTGCTGGAACACGGTGCCAGCCCGCATATGACCGATAAATACGGCAAAACGCCGCTGGAATTGGCTGAAGAAAAAGGCTACCGCGCAATCGCTCAGCTACTGAGAGACGCGGGCGCATAG